A single Cryptococcus deuterogattii R265 chromosome 2, complete sequence DNA region contains:
- a CDS encoding tetraspanin Tsp2 — MPSDAPRRFRFANLASKLNPQTDPQRRSSHSGSLLSPLDPNSPQSGSKENYYGRPSSPTYSDQMSSNNHGQPQEVSCRIDDDLVPPVAPFVPQVDSSLSSRRSSTSFLGDKDSLKNRASSLSLNYVPAKFTRLHAPGDYAHRRKQGGGRDAFASDAQRMGQVGTVDDDEGVIFQVSESGLKKKKPKLRWNRFKWVLFFATSVLFIYGMATLVCAILVWLNIFYQSDVIRVGNRTELIISTVAAAMILFTSLLGFAGIFLNNRTFLAVFTLLLWVDFGLLVAPGYITYKRKTFNLEGKINSQWSRDLGTEGRLRIQDALRCCGYYSPFVEATVSPLCYSRSNFPGCKSQYLHLERRVLGIWFTVSFAIVPAHILIILAALLCSNHVTYRFGKGLMPERYRLDLGSMAVIMDEYAGQIAAQYGPTVAQEAMERSSINLATPTPCRSEYDVSLLSVPNSRRGSSSNLEAMRRGALPGSTRGVSLYDPSNPRSSMDLRPESSLGGHTPGASGNVRYLETETTTGSGTGNHSGGHQASESVVSFNDDHRHR, encoded by the exons ATGCCGTCTGACGCTCCTCGCCGTTTCCGCTTTGCGAACCTCGCATCCAAACTCAACCCCCAGACCGATCCTCAGCGCCGTTCATCCCACTCGGGGTCTCTCCTGTCCCCTCTCGATCCAAACTCACCTCAGTCCGGGTCAAAGGAAAACTACTACGGTAGACCAAGCTCGCCAACGTATTCCGATCAAATGTCGAGCAATAACCACGGTCAACCCCAGGAAGTTTCATGCCGGATCGACGATGATCTCGTTCCTCCCGTTGCACCGTTTGTCCCTCAAGTTGActcttcactctcctcgCGAAGGAGTAGTACTTCATTCCTTGGTGACAAGGATTCTCTCAAGAACCGAGCGTCATCATTGTCTCTGAACTACGTTCCTGCAAAATTTACGCGTCTTCATGCTCCTGGTGACTACGCCCATCGACGAAAGCAAGGGGGTGGTCGAGATGCATTTGCATCCGATGCTCAACGAATGGGTCAAGTCGGTACCgtagacgatgatgagggtgTTATTTTTCAGGTCTCAGAGTCgggcttgaagaagaagaagccgaaaCTTAGGTGGAATCGGTTTAAATGGGTTTTGTTTTTCGCAACTAGTGTC CTTTTCATTTACGGTATGGCGACTCTTGTCTGCGCCATTTTAGTTTGGctcaacatcttctaccaATCCGACGTCATTCGCGTTGGTAACCGCACCGAACTCATCA TCTCAACTGTTGCGGCCGCGATGATCTTATtcacatctcttctcgGATTTGCTGGTATTTTCTTAAATAACCGTACCTTCTTGGCCGTTTTCACTCTTTTGCTATGGGTTGACTTTGGTCTCCTTGTGGCCCCTGGGTACATTACTTACAAGCGAAAGACCTTCAATCTGGAAGGGAAAATCAACTCTCAGTGGTCTAGAGACCTTGGAACAGAGGGTCGATTGAGAATTCAGGATGCT TTGCGATGCTGTGGCTACTATTCTCCCTTCGTTGAGGCCACTGTGTCCCCTCTCTGTTACTCTAGATCCAATTTCCCGGGCTGCAAATCTCAATACCTTCATCTTGAACGTCGCGTTCTTGGGATCTGGTTTACAGTGTCGTTCGCCATTGTCCCCGCCCacattctcatcattctcgCCGCTCTGCTCTGCTCAAATCACGTTACCTATCGCTTCGGTAAGGGATTGATGCCCGAAAGATACAGGTTGGATTTGGGAAGTATGGCTGTCATTATGGACGAATATGCTGG ACAAATTGCTGCCCAATACGGCCCCACTGTTGCCCAGGAAGCCATGGAGCGATCATCTATTAACCTCGCCACCCCTACCCCCTGCAGGTCCGAATACGATGTTTCTCTTCTGTCTGTTCCCAACTCCCGTCGCGGTTCCTCTTCGAACCTCGAGGCCATGCGGCGCGGTGCGTTGCCCGGAAGTACCCGCGGTGTATCACTATATGACCCGTCGAACCCTAGATCTAGTATGGACCTTAGGCCAGAGAGCTCTTTGGGTGGACACACTCCCGGCGCAAGCGGAAATGTAAGATATTTGGAAACCGAAACGACCACGGGAAGCGGTACTGGCAATCACAGCGGTGGTCACCAGGCGAGCGAGTCGGTGGTATCCTTCAATGACGACCACCGTCATCGATAA